The following coding sequences lie in one Sorghum bicolor cultivar BTx623 chromosome 6, Sorghum_bicolor_NCBIv3, whole genome shotgun sequence genomic window:
- the LOC8072343 gene encoding gamma-aminobutyrate transaminase 1, mitochondrial, with amino-acid sequence MIARRLLRSNAPAQASSLLKHVTGTASLQGHADSLLDASVRHFSSAPSAQSASTEENGFKGHGMLAPFTAGWQSNDLHPLIIERSEGSYVYDINGNKYLDSLAGLWCTALGGSEPRLVKAATEQLNKLPFYHSFWNRTTKPSLDLAQEILSIFTARKMGKVFFTNSGSEANDSQVKLVWYYNNALGRPNKKKFIARSKAYHGSTLISASLTGLPALHQKFDLPAPFVLHTDCPHYWRYHLPGETEEEFATRLATNLENLILKEGPETIAAFIAEPVMGAGGVIPPPKTYFEKVQAVVKKYDILFIADEVITAFGRLGTMFGCDYYNIKPDLVSLAKALSNAYVPIGATLVSQEISDVIHSQSNKLGSFAHGFTYSGHPVACAVAIEALKLYRERDIPGHVKQIAPKFQDGIRAFADSPIIGEIRGLGMIMGTEFTNNKSPTDLFPAEWGVGAIFGEECQKRGMLVRVAGDAIMMSPTLIMTPAEVDELVSIYGEALKATEERVAALKSKKN; translated from the exons ATGATCGCGCGACGCCTGCTCCGATCCAATGCCCCCGCCCAG GCAAGCAGCTTATTGAAGCATGTAACTGGCACTGCGAGTTTGCAAGGGCATGCGGATAGTTTGTTGGATGCCTCAGTCAGACATTTTAGTTCAGCTCCATCTGCACAGTCTGCCTCAACTGAAGAAAATGG GTTTAAGGGCCATGGCATGTTGGCACCTTTTACAgctggctggcagagcaatgatTTGCATCCACTGATTATTGAGAGATCTGAG GGTTCCTATGTTTATGACATTAATGGGAACAAGTACCTGGATTCTCTTGCAGGATTATGGTGCACAGCGTTAG GTGGTAGCGAGCCTCGATTAGTCAAAGCAGCAACTGAGCAATTAAACAAGTTACCCTTCTACCATTCCTTTTGGAACCGTACTACCAAACCTTCGTTG GATCTTGCACAGGAGATCCTTAGCATATTCACTGCAAGGAAAATGGGAAAAGTTTTCTTCACAAACAGCGGTTCAGAAGCAAATGACTCTCAG GTCAAACTAGTATGGTATTATAACAATGCATTGGGGAGGCCAAACAAGAAGAAATTTATTGCACGATCAAAAGC ATACCATGGATCTACATTGATATCAGCGAGTCTAACTGG TCTTCCTGCCCTGCACCAGAAGTTTGATCTACCAGCACCTTTTGTTCTGCACACTGACTGCCCTCACTACTGGAGATATCATCTTCCTG GTGAGACAGAAGAAGAATTTGCGACTAGACTTGCCACCAATTTAGAGAATCTTATTCTCAAAGAAGGACCAGAAACA ATCGCTGCTTTCATTGCTGAACCTGTGATGGGTGCTGGTGGTGTCATCCCTCCTCCAAAAACCTATTTTGAAAAG GTTCAAGCAGTGGTCAAGAAGTATGACATTCTTTTCATAGCAGATGAG GTTATCACTGCATTTGGAAGGTTGGGGACTATGTTTGGATGTGATTATTATAACATCAAGCCAGATCTAGTTTCATTGGCCAAG GCTCTTTCAAATGCCTATGTACCCATCGGGGCAACTCTTGTTAGCCAAGAGATATCAGATGTGATTCATTCCCAGAGCAATAAGCTTG GTTCATTTGCTCATGGGTTTACATACTCTGGTCATCCAGTTGCCTGTGCTGTGGCCATAGAAGCTCTGAAACTTTATCG CGAAAGGGATATTCCTGGTCATGTCAAGCAAATCGCTCCAAAGTTCCAGGACGGAATTAGGGCGTTCGCAGACAGTCCAATTATTGGGGAG ATACGCGGCTTAGGGATGATAATGGGAACCGAATTCACTAACAACAAATCACCGACCGATCTATTCCCTGCCGAATGGG GGGTTGGTGCGATCTTTGGAGAGGAGTGCCAGAAGCGCGGCATGTTGGTCAGGGTTGCCGGCGACGCAATCATGATGTCGCCGACGCTGATCATGACACCCGCTGAAGTCGACGAG CTGGTGAGCATCTATGGGGAAGCCCTCAAGGCCACGGAGGAGAGGGTGGCAGCCCTGAAATCCAAGAAGAACTAG
- the LOC8063968 gene encoding putative leucine-rich repeat-containing protein DDB_G0290503, translated as MEVEQAAEVSAPETADLKAPDKTLAHDDEKENIPNGNTNLQVKEAHNDEDDGTGSDGFELIDVKENFDSAKVEEEMAVPRSTTVDTSPVTEEGEAQEEKTTAHEEQSVAANTRHLDSSMLNQQTQQLEKLTRRIEELESEKDKLVTDLTEAENKQSLHYSSLQEAQSSLAMKDKELAEATESLKELGSELETSKRRIQEIEAELDSSADKLHKLEELKDERSLHAAQEAKRASELDKMLELAQSNMKEMEKHISSLQEEVKGHQDKATDHQQIEESLRSTISELKVVQEALELSKSQVADLEQKLASQDADISKLTEELNLHCSSEESLKEKTLKLETELTTALEELQAKLLSLQEMETKLDEQSKGRQTSEAALEKQNGQLIVLQAELDNLKDENETLQGSLADLNSKFSEKDSMLHQAEDELAKAQLVLSEALSQKEELELNLNSLSEQHGESKAFGENASQKILELEAQVHAMHAAEEALNLELKEAEASVKAAENKSSDLEQQLSEIENKLVASSEEIELLKERIQQEAAVSAERGMQLEETMTSVEGYKEKITELQSSLDSSVSKNQLLEQEVKELTDKCSEHQEQAHSVQQRSLELEDLLHTSKTHAEGAHSRTQELEQELNNTYEKLKGVEEELEQYRSKASQLADDLEAYQTKAASLEAVVEAASEKEKELMESLNQITEEKKKIEELTAEYEAKLEEGLKEKQSLEESLQSQESKVLDLQQELVKLREENEHHQNNIADLNLQLSTNNDMYTQLESQLKEIDDDHSKTKSLLSETQSHKEELELNLRSLDDLHTASKTAAESSLQKISELETQIQELTASEQSLKLQLSELESKLTSAEKTSIDLEQELKAATAECSSCHVKIDELSGELEAYKDKSANLETSLVEAKQLEVELSEKLAQVNEEKDKFEELSKKTTIKHLEAEKQVQTLQDELESARGKMEEVENELQSLGIRESSVLDKLKSAEEQLEHKGRALEHATSKKLDLEALYQSLLEDTETKLQQSADSLTQKETECQQLSEKLKLAEEEAASYQSRATAATEEMEAMKVELEAFESEISTHEATIEELKIKVSDSESKTEHALAELAMLSGTNETLKEELGAKLAMLHEVQEQLNSTHAEKEEVAAKLAEHERTVEHLTEVHSRGIELQSAAESRNAEIEAQLREALEALGQKEAELRNLNEKLVTLESEIESLTHVNEALKQEINAKLVMVDELQEKCSSINSEKEELAEKLSINERKLEDLTEEHSRGLELRSVAESRNEEIESQLHEVLEKVAQKEAEVTDLTEKLALLEAENEKLTGVNGALKEEVDAKLAMFDELQERFSSTHAEKEEAAEKLAVHERTISQLTEVHTRTLELHSVAESKNEEIEAQFREALETIAQKEGEVKELCKKLDALEIELGYYEEQATEAAAAEENHKVKFDEASQKIKILEEQLAETHSKLEHFLTEKESLAQANSSLNEELEVHQNKLNDLQLALAAAVAEKEEASEEIHSLRKTLDGMIGRKAELEIQVSSTIQEHEELKSKYQNTMEEKQMLSDKYETTKKGLEDAIAKLEEEINVDKSEKESHISKLERQITLSEIKYMEEIKTMQVETTEKNEALTAKLQEHADLQHEKDELEQQLLEVRKELDGAYHTIANQEEQASVREIKWDAFRKYSEDRLEAEQQRAEELELQVEALKQQLQEAEIRYKQKEEQVSLREVQWEADQNHSLEAQRHYATDLEKQIEDLTQKLQSADAHYKQKVTEVNKSVELEKKVQDLEQKLQLAYSKSEEQVTDAVESRSREVSLDSSTSSVKQQDRTLAADKASPSPTLQEVQEPSGIMAFKFILGVALLSILIGVFLGKRY; from the exons ATGGAAGTCGAACAGGCTGCTGAAGTAAGCGCTCCAGAGACGGCCGATCTTAAGGCGCCTGATAAGACGCTG GCACACGAtgatgaaaaagaaaatataccgAATGGTAATACAAATTTGCAAGTGAAGGAAGCACACAATGATGAAGACGATGGAACAGGATCTGATGGGTTTGAGCTGATAGATGTGAAGGAAAACTTCGATTCAGCAAAAGTGGAGGAAGAAATGGCCGTTCCAAGAAGTACTACAGTCGATACATCTCCTGTTACAGAAGAAGGTGAAGCACAAGAAGAAAAAACAACAGCACATGAAGAACAATCAGTTGCAGCAAACACAAGACATCTAGACTCCTCAATGTTGAACCAACAAACACAACAATTGGAAAAGCTGACAAGGCGTATTGAGGAGCTTGAATCTGAAAAAGACAAACTGGTAACGGACTTGACAGAAGCAGAAAATAAGCAGAGCCTGCACTACAGTTCTCTACAAGAAGCTCAAAGCTCTCTTGCTATGAAAGATAAGGAGTTGGCTGAAGCAACGGAGTCTCTGAAGGAGCTGGGTTCTGAGCTTGAAACCTCAAAAAGGAGGATTCAAGAAATTGAAGCTGAATTGGATTCATCAGCAGATAAGCTTCATAAACTTGAAGAGCTGAAGGATGAAAGAAGCTTGCATGCTGCACAGGAGGCAAAGAGGGCCTCAGAACTTGATAAGATGCTGGAACTGGCACAGTCAAACATGAAAGAAATGGAAAAACATATTAGCAGTCTTCAAGAGGAGGTAAAGGGTCATCAAGATAAGGCCACTGACCATCAGCAAATAGAAGAATCGCTGAGAAGCACAATCTCAGAACTCAAGGTGGTACAAGAGGCACTGGAGCTGTCAAAGTCACAAGTGGCAGATTTGGAGCAGAAACTTGCCTCCCAGGATGCTGATATCAGTAAACTAACTGAAGAGTTGAATCTCCATTGTTCGTCTGAAGAATCCCTTAAAGAGAAGACTCTTAAACTAGAGACTGAACTTACTACTGCTCTTGAGGAACTACAAGCAAAGCTATTGAGTTTGCAGGAAATGGAGACAAAACTTGATGAGCAGTCAAAAGGCAGACAAACAAGTGAGGCTGCACTAGAGAAGCAAAATGGGCAGCTCATCGTATTACAGGCTGAGCTTGACAACTTGAAGGATGAAAATGAAACTCTCCAAGGGTCTCTTGCTGATCTTAACTCAAAATTTTCTGAGAAAGATTCCATGCTGCATCAGGCTGAAGATGAGCTTGCTAAAGCACAATTGGTCCTCTCAGAAGCACTGTCACAAAAAGAAGAGTTGGAGCTGAATCTGAACTCTCTTAGTGAGCAGCATGGTGAATCCAAAGCTTTTGGAGAAAATGCAAGTCAGAAGATTCTCGAGCTTGAGGCACAAGTACACGCAATGCATGCAGCTGAAGAGGCACTCAACTTAGAGCTAAAAGAAGCCGAGGCAAGTGTCAAAGCTGCTGAGAATAAAAGCTCAGACCTTGAGCAACAACTCAGTGAGATTGAGAATAAATTAGTTgcatcaagtgaagaaatagAGTTGCTGAAAGAGCGTATTCAACAAGAAGCTGCTGTATCAGCAGAAAGAGGAATGCAGCTTGAAGAAACAATGACCAGTGTAGAGGGATACAAAGAAAAAATTACCGAGCTACAATCCTCCCTAGATTCCTCGGTGTCTAAAAATCAGCTACTTGAACAAGAAGTCAAGGAGCTGACTGATAAATGTTCAGAGCATCAAGAACAAGCGCATTCAGTTCAGCAAAGAAGTCTGGAGCTGGAAGATTTGCTTCACACATCAAAGACTCATGCTGAAGGTGCACACTCACGGACACAGGAGCTGGAGCAGGAGCTGAACAATACATATGAAAAGCTCAAGGGGGTTGAAGAAGAACTCGAGCAGTACAGAAGCAAGGCTTCACAGCTCGCTGATGATCTAGAAGCTTatcagacaaaagcagctagtCTTGAAGCTGTGGTGGAAGCAGCAAGCGAGAAAGAGAAGGAGCTTATGGAGTCATTGAACCAAATAActgaagaaaagaagaaaattgAAGAACTAACTGCAGAATACGAAGCTAAACTTGAAGAAGGCTTGAAGGAAAAGCAATCTCTTGAAGAGAGTTTGCAGAGCCAAGAATCGAAGGTGCTGGATCTGCAACAAGAGCTGGTGAAATTAAGAGAAGAAAACGAACACCATCAAAACAACATTGCTGATCTGAACCTGCAGCTCTCCACTAATAATGACATGTACACTCAACTGGAGTCCCAGCTAAAGGAGATCGATGATGATCATAGCAAAACAAAATCACTTCTCTCTGAAACACAATCACACAAAGAAGAACTTGAGTTAAATCTGAGATCCCTTGATGATCTGCACACTGCATCCAAAACAGCTGCTGAGTCCTCATTGCAGAAGATTTCAGAGCTTGAAACTCAAATTCAGGAACTAACTGCTTCAGAACAGAGTCTGAAGCTGCAGCTCAGTGAGTTGGAGTCTAAATTAACATCTGCTGAGAAAACAAGCATAGATCTTGAGCAAGAGCTTAAAGCTGCTACAGCAGAGTGTAGTAGTTGTCATGTGAAGATTGATGAACTTTCTGGGGAGCTTGAAGCATACAAGGATAAATCAGCTAATCTCGAAACTTCATTAGTAGAAGCAAAGCAATTGGAGGTTGAGTTGTCAGAAAAGTTGGCTCAAGTTAATGAAGAAAAGGATAAGTTTGAAGAACTGTCAAAGAAAACAACCATAAAGCATTTGGAAGCAGAGAAGCAGGTCCAAACTTTGCAGGACGAATTGGAATCTGCCCGTGGCAAAATGGAAGAGGTGGAAAATGAATTGCAGTCTCTGGGTATTAGAGAAAGCTCAGTGCTTGATAAGCTTAAATCTGCAGAAGAGCAGTTGGAGCACAAAGGAAGAGCGCTGGAACATGCCACTTCCAAGAAACTAGACTTGGAAGCTCTGTATCAGTCTTTGCTTGAAGATACAGAGACGAAGCTTCAACAGTCCGCAGACAGCTTGACGCAGAAGGAGACAGAGTGCCAGCAACTGTCTGAAAAGCTGAAGTTGGCCGAGGAAGAAGCAGCATCTTATCAATCAAGAGCAACTGCAGCAACAGAAGAGATGGAGGCCATGAAAGTGGAGCTTGAAGCCTTTGAATCAGAGATTTCTACTCATGAGGCCACCATTGAAGAACTCAAGATCAAGGTCTCTGATTCGGAGTCAAAGACGGAGCACGCATTGGCTGAGCTTGCAATGCTGAGTGGAACAAATGAGACCTTGAAAGAGGAACTTGGTGCTAAGCTGGCAATGCTTCATGAAGTTCAGGAACAGCTTAATTCTACTCATGCGGAGAAGGAAGAAGTTGCTGCGAAGCTAGCTGAGCATGAAAGGACAGTAGAACATTTAACTGAGGTGCACAGTAGAGGTATAGAACTCCAATCTGCAGCTGAATCAAGGAATGCTGAAATTGAAGCTCAATTGCGGGAAGCTCTTGAGGCACTAGGACAGAAAGAGGCTGAGTTGAGAAACTTGAATGAAAAGTTGGTTACACTTGAGTCCGAGATTGAAAGTTTGACGCATGTAAATGAAGCCTTGAAACAGGAAATCAATGCTAAGCTGGTAATGGTTGATGAGCTGCAGGAGAAGTGTAGTTCTATAAATTCTGAGAAAGAAGAACTTGCAGAGAAGCTGTCTATTAATGAGAGAAAGTTAGAAGATTTGACAGAAGAACACTCAAGAGGTTTGGAGCTCCGATCTGTAGCTGAATCTAGGAATGAAGAAATTGAGAGTCAACTGCATGAAGTTCTTGAAAAGGTAGCACAAAAAGAAGCTGAAGTTACAGACTTGACAGAGAAGCTGGCTTTGCTCGAAGCTGAGAATGAAAAGTTGACTGGTGTGAACGGGGCATTAAAAGAGGAAGTGGATGCTAAGCTGGCCATGTTTGATGAGCTACAGGAACGGTTTAGCTCTACTCATGCGGAGAAGGAAGAAGCTGCAGAGAAGCTAGCTGTTCATGAGAGGACAATCTCACAACTGACAGAGGTACACACAAGAACCTTGGAGCTCCATTCTGTAGCTGAATCAAAAAATGAAGAAATTGAAGCTCAGTTCCGTGAGGCTCTTGAGACAATAGCACAGAAAGAAGGTGAAGTTAAAGAATTGTGTAAGAAGCTGGATGCCCTTGAAATTGAGTTGGGATATTATGAGGAGCAGGCAActgaagctgctgctgctgaagaGAATCATAAGGTTAAATTTGATGAAGCTTCACAGAAGATAAAGATCTTGGAGGAACAACTTGCAGAGACACATAGCAAGTTGGAGCATTTCCTTACAGAGAAGGAAAGCTTGGCTCAAGCAAATAGTAGTTTGAATGAGGAGTTGGAAGTACATCAGAACAAGTTGAACGATTTACAACTTGCACTTGCTGCTGCAGTAGCAGAAAAGGAGGAGGCATCTGAAGAGATTCATTCACTGCGTAAAACGCTCGATGGAATGATCGGGCGCAAAGCAGAATTAGAAATACAG GTATCTTCTACTATACAAGAGCACGAAGAACTGAAGAGCAAGTACCAAAATACAATGGAAGAGAAGCAGATGTTGAGTGATAAATATGAAACCACAAAGAAAGGGCTCGAGGATGCAATAGCCAAGTTGGAGGAGGAAATTAATGTAGACAAGTCAGAAAAGGAGTCTCACATCTCAAAACTTGAGCGACAGATTACATTATCCGAGATAAAGTACATGGAGGAG ATAAAGACCATGCAAGTGGAGACAACTGAAAAGAATGAAGCACTAACAGCCAAGTTGCAGGAACACGCAGACCTACAGCAtgagaaagatgagttggaacaACAGTTGCTGGAAGTTAGGAAAGAACTGGATGGTGCCTACCATACCATAGCAAATCAG gaaGAACAAGCTTCTGTGAGAGAGATAAAGTGGGACGCTTTTAGGAAGTATTCAGAGGATCGTCTGGAAGCTGAGCAGCAGCGTGCTGAGGAGCTGGAACTACAAGTAGAAGCTCTTAAACAACAGCTCCAAGAAGCTGAGATCCGTTACAAGCAAAAG GAAGAACAAGTTTCTCTAAGGGAGGTTCAATGGGAAGCGGATCAAAATCATTCACTGGAAGCTCAGCGTCACTATGCCACGGACTTGGAGAAACAAATTGAAGATCTTACACAGAAGTTACAATCAGCTGATGCACACTACAAGCAGAAG GTCACAGAAGTAAACAAGAGTGTTGAATTGGAGAAGAAGGTGCAGGACCTTGAGCAGAAGCTGCAGCTAGCTTATTCCAAGTCTGAGGAACAG GTAACGGATGCTGTGGAATCGAGATCCCGTGAAGTCAGCCTGGATTCATCAACAAGTTCAGTCAAACAGCAAGACAGAACTCTGGCTGCTGACAAGGCCTCACCGAGCCCAACCCTGCAAGAAGTACAGGAACCTTCTGGCATCATGGCTTTCAAGTTCATCCTGGGAGTTGCCCTGCTATCCATACTCATTGGTGTGTTTCTTGGGAAGCGGTACTAG